One genomic segment of Flagellimonas marinaquae includes these proteins:
- a CDS encoding nucleotidyl transferase AbiEii/AbiGii toxin family protein, which produces MRQWKEDIDLFLEMTNKHGVRMLMVGGGAVNFHGHQRHSADVDFWIDPNEDNFKRLVKVFNEMGYEIEDFPKEVKDGHQNISIKFSPADLNLELITNFSVNKSFDQAYEEAEEASLEDQPQLKWKVLNLDDLITSKIKAGRPKDLADVQQLKRINNKD; this is translated from the coding sequence ATGAGACAATGGAAAGAGGATATCGACCTTTTTTTGGAAATGACCAACAAGCATGGGGTTAGGATGCTCATGGTAGGTGGGGGTGCCGTCAATTTTCACGGGCATCAAAGACACTCTGCGGATGTTGATTTTTGGATAGACCCAAATGAGGACAATTTCAAAAGGTTGGTGAAAGTATTCAATGAAATGGGGTATGAGATCGAGGATTTCCCAAAAGAAGTGAAGGATGGACACCAAAACATTTCCATTAAATTCTCCCCTGCCGATCTCAATCTTGAGTTGATTACCAATTTTTCAGTGAACAAAAGTTTCGACCAAGCTTATGAGGAGGCGGAAGAAGCTTCCTTGGAAGACCAACCCCAACTAAAATGGAAAGTGTTGAATCTTGATGACTTGATCACAAGTAAGATCAAGGCGGGAAGGCCCAAGGATTTGGCAGATGTCCAA
- a CDS encoding HEPN domain-containing protein: MKYDTNIPENFERAEELSELLDSILNIITIDSAFLSKKQKEGNTEYHFLTLFVDVNNDPLPNEIRSLVTKKGKKHPDFRIRVYTESQSEIGLERGSLYFLEHCCLGETVFARLQGGNIMDYPSMAYETLVKRAIRYHKSELAKVNAFANTADILIKEGDYAIATFNMHQAFELSFRFIEQMCIGRSMVTHSIISHINYCKHFFPTLQPFLESSEPNSNELLLLLEHAYSVARYGNEFEISKVQTKTVQSKMKEFIKAVESIFHRHLEHCKDHIEGIGKDFKEAFPKVTKDAGNNDEISLIDQLKGLEKMYFHALKPYLPEKGLYSTELITEGYCETSYMISDLIKVCITALENENFSTRSVPQPPSNISGVLGYILDLIPHDEMEFLDKVRKLLSEQKTTTTQ, from the coding sequence ATGAAATATGACACAAACATACCGGAAAACTTTGAAAGAGCCGAAGAGCTGTCCGAATTGCTCGACAGCATCCTGAACATCATTACCATTGACAGTGCCTTTTTATCAAAAAAACAGAAGGAGGGCAATACCGAATACCATTTTCTTACCCTATTTGTGGATGTCAACAATGACCCTCTCCCTAATGAGATCCGTTCCTTGGTAACCAAAAAGGGAAAGAAGCACCCTGATTTCAGGATAAGGGTCTATACGGAGAGCCAATCCGAGATAGGCCTTGAAAGGGGTTCGCTCTATTTCTTGGAACACTGCTGTCTGGGGGAAACTGTTTTTGCTCGCTTACAAGGAGGAAACATTATGGATTACCCCTCAATGGCATATGAGACCCTTGTCAAGAGGGCCATTCGATATCATAAATCGGAATTGGCAAAAGTAAATGCCTTTGCCAATACTGCCGACATCCTGATAAAGGAAGGGGATTATGCCATTGCCACCTTTAACATGCACCAGGCCTTTGAGCTTTCGTTCCGGTTCATTGAACAGATGTGCATAGGAAGGAGCATGGTAACACACAGTATCATCAGCCATATCAATTACTGCAAACATTTCTTTCCCACCCTACAGCCCTTTTTGGAATCTTCTGAGCCGAACAGCAATGAACTCCTGCTCCTTTTGGAACATGCCTATAGCGTTGCACGCTATGGCAATGAGTTTGAGATTTCAAAAGTACAGACCAAGACCGTCCAATCCAAGATGAAAGAATTCATCAAAGCGGTCGAGTCCATATTCCATAGGCATCTTGAACACTGCAAAGACCATATCGAAGGAATCGGAAAGGATTTTAAGGAAGCATTCCCAAAAGTGACCAAAGACGCGGGGAACAATGATGAGATATCATTAATTGACCAATTGAAAGGACTTGAAAAAATGTATTTCCATGCCTTGAAGCCCTATCTCCCCGAAAAGGGATTGTACAGCACGGAACTCATTACCGAGGGATACTGTGAAACCTCCTATATGATCTCAGACCTGATAAAGGTCTGTATCACAGCTTTGGAAAACGAGAATTTCTCGACACGTTCCGTTCCCCAACCCCCCAGTAATATTAGTGGGGTTCTCGGATATATACTGGATCTGATCCCCCATGATGAAATGGAATTCTTGGACAAGGTCAGAAAACTGCTTTCGGAACAAAAGACAACCACAACCCAATAA
- a CDS encoding helix-turn-helix domain-containing protein has protein sequence MQTKTKNNHIGRKISRIRELRGMKQETLAEELGISQQAVSNIENSEKVDDVKLEEIAKALGVTKEGIENFSEEAILNIIGNTYHVDNSSAVNYGCTFNPLDKLMEAHEENKKLYERLLQAEKDKIAYLEKLIK, from the coding sequence ATGCAGACAAAGACCAAGAACAACCATATAGGCAGAAAGATCAGTAGGATCAGGGAACTCCGTGGAATGAAACAGGAGACCCTTGCCGAAGAACTGGGCATAAGCCAACAGGCCGTTTCCAACATTGAGAACAGCGAGAAGGTGGATGATGTGAAACTTGAAGAGATTGCCAAGGCTTTGGGGGTCACCAAAGAAGGTATTGAAAATTTTTCGGAGGAAGCCATTTTGAATATTATTGGTAATACTTACCATGTAGATAATTCTTCTGCTGTTAATTATGGTTGTACGTTCAATCCTTTGGATAAACTAATGGAAGCTCACGAAGAAAACAAGAAACTTTATGAGCGTCTTCTTCAAGCTGAAAAAGACAAGATTGCCTATTTGGAAAAGCTGATCAAATAA
- a CDS encoding S41 family peptidase has translation MDHLITLQKFTAPLKDGHIVVSYQGDSGWLTPPITWAWIEEELVITNVLDSKIPLSVGDVVIEINGESVAAYFEEVNSRISAGTKGWLNYRAEQQSLMGEKGSELNIKVGDEDIKLIRNHYPFSSATRMSDYEKINDSVFYLNLNSIAMEDIDMLLPELAKSKSIICDLRVYPRGNHGFISYLLKEKDTSDSWMQTPQNIYPDRKETTYQNANWLLPNKKPYLGDKQIIFITKGSAISYAESYMGFIKGYKLATIIGQPTAGTNGNINRFELPGGYNIRWTGMKVIKHDGSTLHGIGFLPDIYVHRTIEGVKEGRDEYLEAAIELTRK, from the coding sequence ATGGACCACTTGATTACACTACAAAAATTCACAGCTCCATTGAAAGACGGCCATATTGTGGTCTCATACCAAGGGGATTCTGGATGGTTGACTCCCCCGATTACTTGGGCTTGGATTGAAGAAGAGCTTGTGATTACCAACGTTTTGGACAGCAAAATTCCTTTAAGCGTTGGTGATGTGGTAATAGAAATAAATGGTGAAAGCGTAGCTGCATATTTTGAAGAGGTCAATTCAAGAATCTCAGCTGGAACAAAAGGATGGCTGAACTATCGGGCAGAACAGCAAAGCTTAATGGGAGAGAAAGGTTCAGAACTGAATATTAAGGTTGGTGATGAGGATATAAAGCTTATCAGGAATCATTACCCATTTAGCTCTGCAACCCGCATGTCAGATTATGAAAAAATCAATGACAGTGTTTTTTATCTGAATTTAAACAGTATAGCAATGGAGGATATTGATATGCTTCTTCCAGAACTGGCCAAATCAAAATCAATTATCTGTGATTTGAGGGTATATCCAAGAGGCAACCATGGATTTATTTCCTATTTGTTGAAAGAGAAAGACACATCGGATTCATGGATGCAAACCCCACAAAATATCTATCCTGATAGGAAAGAAACAACCTATCAAAATGCGAATTGGTTGTTGCCAAACAAAAAACCTTATTTGGGAGACAAGCAAATAATTTTCATAACCAAAGGCTCTGCCATTAGTTATGCCGAGAGTTATATGGGATTCATAAAGGGATATAAATTGGCTACTATAATAGGCCAACCCACTGCCGGAACCAATGGTAATATCAATCGCTTTGAACTGCCAGGGGGATATAATATTAGGTGGACAGGCATGAAAGTTATCAAACATGATGGTTCAACATTGCATGGGATTGGCTTTCTTCCTGATATATATGTTCATCGTACAATTGAAGGTGTGAAAGAGGGAAGAGATGAATATTTGGAGGCCGCGATCGAACTCACTAGGAAGTAA